A genomic stretch from Primulina huaijiensis isolate GDHJ02 chromosome 14, ASM1229523v2, whole genome shotgun sequence includes:
- the LOC140957414 gene encoding allene oxide synthase 3-like, whose product MSYYSSASDLPLKEVPGSYGLPFFGAIKDRFDYYYNQGPEEFFRARIKKYNSTVFRVNSPPGPFNAKDSRVVVLLDAVSFPILFDTSKVEKRNVFIGTYMPSSHFTGGYRVCAYLDPSESKHEILKGFFLSLLGRLHKEIIPTFRRSVSRLFNDLETELSDKGEANFNPISDKMSFDFLFRLFANKSSYDTSVGGDGNAKIDKWLFLQLAPLITLGLKYLPKCMEDLLLHTFPLPSFLVKSGYEKVREDFDKAAKELLDEAEKEGVSRDEASHNLLFLTGFNAYGGTKILFPALLKYVGTGGSELHRRLAEEIRTVVNEEGGITLAGLNKMSLAKSVVWEALRIEPPVTSQYAKAKEDITITSHDASYVIKKGEIMFGYQPIATKDPKIFANPNEFVPDRFVGDGEKLIKYVYWSNGRESENPTAGDKQCPAKDMVVLLSRLMLVEFFLRYDTFSVEVGRLLLGSSVTIKSVIKAT is encoded by the coding sequence ATGTCTTATTATTCTTCTGCATCAGACCTTCCATTAAAAGAAGTCCCAGGTAGCTATGGTTTGCCCTTTTTCGGGGCGATAAAGGACCGTTTCGATTACTATTATAACCAGGGACCGGAAGAGTTCTTCCGGGCCCGAATCAAGAAATACAACTCCACGGTCTTTAGGGTTAACAGCCCTCCAGGCCCTTTCAATGCCAAAGATTCAAGAGTCGTCGTTCTTCTTGATGCTGTTAGCTTCCCTATCCTTTTCGACACGTCGAAAGTCGAAAAGCGAAACGTTTTTATTGGCACTTACATGCCTTCAAGTCATTTTACTGGTGGATATCGTGTTTGTGCCTATCTTGATCCTTCGGAATCCAAACATGAAATCCTCAAGGGATTCTTTTTGTCATTACTAGGGAGGTTGCACAAAGAAATCATCCCCACTTTCCGGAGATCGGTTTCGAGGCTGTTTAACGATCTTGAGACCGAGTTATCTGATAAAGGGGAAGCAAACTTCAACCCCATTAGTGATAAGATGTCATTCGATTTCTTATTCCGTTTGTTTGCTAATAAGAGCTCATATGATACTAGTGTTGGGGGAGATGGTAATGCCAAAATTGATAAGTGGTTGTTTTTGCAGCTTGCACCTTTGATAACATTAGGGTTGAAGTATCTCCCAAAATGTATGGAGGATCTCTTGCTCCACACATTCCCTTTGCCTTCTTTCCTTGTGAAATCGGGTTATGAAAAAGTTCGAGAGGACTTCGATAAGGCGGCCAAGGAGTTACTCGATGAGGCGGAGAAAGAAGGGGTCAGCAGAGACGAGGCTTCTCATAACCTACTTTTCCTTACAGGGTTTAATGCATATGGCGGCACCAAGATCTTGTTCCCAGCTTTGCTAAAGTACGTCGGAACCGGTGGATCAGAATTACACAGACGGCTAGCCGAGGAGATCCGCACCGTGGTGAATGAGGAAGGTGGGATAACACTAGCAGGGCTAAACAAGATGAGCTTGGCCAAATCAGTGGTGTGGGAGGCTTTGAGGATTGAGCCTCCTGTCACATCTCAATATGCCAAGGCTAAAGAGGACATAACGATCACGAGCCACGACGCATCGTACGTCATAAAAAAGGGGGAGATTATGTTTGGATATCAACCCATTGCTACCAAGGACCCCAAGATATTCGCTAACCCTAACGAGTTCGTCCCTGATAGGTTCGTCGGAGACGGGGAGAAGTTAATTAAGTACGTTTATTGGTCGAACGGGAGAGAAAGCGAGAATCCGACTGCCGGCGACAAGCAATGCCCGGCAAAGGATATGGTAGTGTTGCTATCAAGATTGATGCTTGTTGAGTTTTTCCTTAGATATGATACATTTAGTGTGGAAGTTGGGAGGCTTCTGCTAGGATCATCTGTCACGATCAAATCCGTGATCAAAGCcacatga
- the LOC140956578 gene encoding mogroside I-E synthase-like isoform X2, which yields MAADGTRKPCVLVLPYPAQGHISPVAAFSKFLASKGLHITVITTTQLSKSSKFSSSSSSSINIQTISDGSEDNQNQTETFEEYLARFKRCVSQSLAKFLDEQFKSGRIAKAIVYDSLMHWVSGIARGRGLLTVPFFTQSCSVCSVYYHLKRGLLKLPYEDPVVPMPALPRSLEVEDLPSFPKIMDPNNTIMNLLADQFSNLKEVDLVFFNTFDKLENEIIEWMSSTWPIKTIGPTISLLQTSEEINDQKDHMISVFEPTCEACIEWLDSKETNSVLYVSFGSAVSLQKEQMEELAFGLALSNCNFLWVVRSSEENKLPPAFVLNLSDKGFVVEWCSQPRVLAHPSVSCFMTHCGWNSFLEALSVGVPIIGMGQWADQKMNAKFIEDVWNVGTRVESGEFKREEIAKCVTEMVHGDKGKVLKRNACKWKELVGEAVEKGGSSARNVEDFVTQIFCS from the exons ATGGCAGCGGATGGAACTAGAAAGCCTTGTGTTCTAGTCCTCCCTTATCCGGCACAAGGTCACATAAGCCCTGTCGCCGCGTTCTCCAAGTTCTTAGCCTCAAAGGGTCTGCACATCACCGTTATAACTACCACACAATTAAGCAAATCATCAAAGTTTTCCTCCAGCAGCAGCAGCTCAATCAACATACAAACCATATCCGACGGTTCCGAGGACAATCAGAATCAAACCGAGACATTCGAGGAGTACTTGGCACGTTTCAAGCGATGCGTTTCACAGAGTTTGGCTAAGTTTCTTGACGAACAGTTCAAATCTGGTCGTATTGCTAAGGCTATCGTGTATGATTCTTTAATGCATTGGGTTTCGGGCATCGCTCGAGGGCGAGGTTTGCTCACGGTGCCGTTTTTCACGCAGTCTTGTTCTGTTTGTTCTGTATACTACCATTTGAAAAGAGGGTTGTTGAAGCTTCCTTACGAAGATCCTGTCGTGCCAATGCCAGCATTGCCTCGTAGTCTCGAGGTCGAAGACTTGCCCTCTTTTCCCAAGATTATGGATCCTAATAACACTATTATGAACCTTCTCGCTGATCAGTTCTCTAATCTTAAGGAAGTGGATTTGGTCTTTTTCAACACATTTGACAAGCTTGAGAATGAG ATAATTGAGTGGATGTCTAGTACATGGCCAATAAAGACCATCGGTCCTACGATCTCATTACTACAAACAAGCGAGGAGATTAACGACCAAAAAGATCACATGATTAGTGTCTTTGAGCCAACTTGTGAAGCATGCATAGAATGGCTAGACTCGAAAGAAACAAACTCGGTTCTTTATGTTTCATTTGGAAGTGCGGTTTCCCTTCAAAAAGAACAAATGGAGGAGCTTGCATTTGGCCTAGCATTGAGCAATTGCAATTTCTTGTGGGTTGTAAGATCATCTGAAGAAAACAAGCTCCCTCCAgcttttgttttgaatttatcgGATAAAGGTTTCGTCGTAGAATGGTGCTCGCAGCCCCGTGTCCTGGCTCATCCCTCTGTCTCGTGTTTTATGACTCACTGCGGATGGAATTCTTTTCTCGAGGCGTTGAGTGTGGGCGTGCCGATCATAGGAATGGGGCAATGGGCCGACCAGAAGATGAATGCTAAGTTTATCGAGGATGTTTGGAATGTAGGTACTCGGGTTGAATCCGGTGAATTTAAGAGAGAGGAGATTGCTAAGTGTGTTACAGAAATGGTGCATGGAGATAAAGGGAAGGTGCTTAAAAGAAATGCTTGTAAGTGGAAGGAATTGGTCGGAGAAGCTGTGGAGAAAGGAGGGAGTTCTGCTAGAAATGTTGAGGATTTTGTGACACAAATATTTTGTAGTTAA
- the LOC140956578 gene encoding mogroside I-E synthase-like isoform X1, which yields MKLPILCFHFLKDINFFPFFGLYLAFLLFDGTIKTSGRRKPSSEEKTRTKMAADGTRKPCVLVLPYPAQGHISPVAAFSKFLASKGLHITVITTTQLSKSSKFSSSSSSSINIQTISDGSEDNQNQTETFEEYLARFKRCVSQSLAKFLDEQFKSGRIAKAIVYDSLMHWVSGIARGRGLLTVPFFTQSCSVCSVYYHLKRGLLKLPYEDPVVPMPALPRSLEVEDLPSFPKIMDPNNTIMNLLADQFSNLKEVDLVFFNTFDKLENEIIEWMSSTWPIKTIGPTISLLQTSEEINDQKDHMISVFEPTCEACIEWLDSKETNSVLYVSFGSAVSLQKEQMEELAFGLALSNCNFLWVVRSSEENKLPPAFVLNLSDKGFVVEWCSQPRVLAHPSVSCFMTHCGWNSFLEALSVGVPIIGMGQWADQKMNAKFIEDVWNVGTRVESGEFKREEIAKCVTEMVHGDKGKVLKRNACKWKELVGEAVEKGGSSARNVEDFVTQIFCS from the exons atgaaACTCCCGATACTATGTTTTCATTTTCTGAAGGATATCAATTTCTTCCCATTTTTTGGTTTGTACTTGGCATTTCTTCTGTTTGACGGAACAATAAAG ACTAGTGGGCGGAGAAAACCTAGTAGCGAAGAGAAAACAAGAACCAAAATGGCAGCGGATGGAACTAGAAAGCCTTGTGTTCTAGTCCTCCCTTATCCGGCACAAGGTCACATAAGCCCTGTCGCCGCGTTCTCCAAGTTCTTAGCCTCAAAGGGTCTGCACATCACCGTTATAACTACCACACAATTAAGCAAATCATCAAAGTTTTCCTCCAGCAGCAGCAGCTCAATCAACATACAAACCATATCCGACGGTTCCGAGGACAATCAGAATCAAACCGAGACATTCGAGGAGTACTTGGCACGTTTCAAGCGATGCGTTTCACAGAGTTTGGCTAAGTTTCTTGACGAACAGTTCAAATCTGGTCGTATTGCTAAGGCTATCGTGTATGATTCTTTAATGCATTGGGTTTCGGGCATCGCTCGAGGGCGAGGTTTGCTCACGGTGCCGTTTTTCACGCAGTCTTGTTCTGTTTGTTCTGTATACTACCATTTGAAAAGAGGGTTGTTGAAGCTTCCTTACGAAGATCCTGTCGTGCCAATGCCAGCATTGCCTCGTAGTCTCGAGGTCGAAGACTTGCCCTCTTTTCCCAAGATTATGGATCCTAATAACACTATTATGAACCTTCTCGCTGATCAGTTCTCTAATCTTAAGGAAGTGGATTTGGTCTTTTTCAACACATTTGACAAGCTTGAGAATGAG ATAATTGAGTGGATGTCTAGTACATGGCCAATAAAGACCATCGGTCCTACGATCTCATTACTACAAACAAGCGAGGAGATTAACGACCAAAAAGATCACATGATTAGTGTCTTTGAGCCAACTTGTGAAGCATGCATAGAATGGCTAGACTCGAAAGAAACAAACTCGGTTCTTTATGTTTCATTTGGAAGTGCGGTTTCCCTTCAAAAAGAACAAATGGAGGAGCTTGCATTTGGCCTAGCATTGAGCAATTGCAATTTCTTGTGGGTTGTAAGATCATCTGAAGAAAACAAGCTCCCTCCAgcttttgttttgaatttatcgGATAAAGGTTTCGTCGTAGAATGGTGCTCGCAGCCCCGTGTCCTGGCTCATCCCTCTGTCTCGTGTTTTATGACTCACTGCGGATGGAATTCTTTTCTCGAGGCGTTGAGTGTGGGCGTGCCGATCATAGGAATGGGGCAATGGGCCGACCAGAAGATGAATGCTAAGTTTATCGAGGATGTTTGGAATGTAGGTACTCGGGTTGAATCCGGTGAATTTAAGAGAGAGGAGATTGCTAAGTGTGTTACAGAAATGGTGCATGGAGATAAAGGGAAGGTGCTTAAAAGAAATGCTTGTAAGTGGAAGGAATTGGTCGGAGAAGCTGTGGAGAAAGGAGGGAGTTCTGCTAGAAATGTTGAGGATTTTGTGACACAAATATTTTGTAGTTAA